In the Salvia splendens isolate huo1 chromosome 16, SspV2, whole genome shotgun sequence genome, GTTTTTGgctttaaaaactaaaaactttCCCCGAATTACagttttttcccacgaactatgAGATTGGAATTTAAAACCACGAACTTTCACTTAGTTCGCTATTTCCCCCGGCGGGTCAACAGCCAAACCCGATTTGTCTATGTATCAATTTTAATCCTATTTGTCATTAAAGTGATTAGTTGGATCCTATATTGAAATCTCGACGGGAATTGAGATTTCTGTCACAGAGAGAAGAGacataaaccctaaattgatatatattttaatttaattgaaactaaaaaacgACGTCGGTTTATTGTTCTGCCGGAGATTTTGCCATGTCACGCCTCCGGCGAGCCACGTAGGATTAGTTTTTGCTGGAAATGTACTGGGTCGGGTCGTACGGAAAATTTGAAACACctggtaaagttcatgacttttcatgcaacttttaaagtttacAGGAAATACCAAACTATTTGAAAAGTTGACGACTTTTGAAGCAATTTACCATTTTCTAAATGTGATTGAGtgtaaaacgacgtcgtttaaGGGTCATAAAACCGACGTCCAACTCATTTTTGCGGAAATTTGATAAGAGTATTTCCCTTATCAAGATGCCAGAGAGGATAAACAAGAATTCCCAGGAGACGGAATCTCGTCGACAACTcaagtttcaaataaaatgcaccaaataaaacagaaagaagCATAAATTCATATATTAATTCATTCGTTGATAGAAAGGAATAACAATGacacctatttataatgctaattaccctaacttaaggaacaagaaaatatcctaaacatatatggaaaagatatgacaaatcactaattaactaattaataaagatatgcacgtatcaactctcccacggttaaaatccaccttgtcctcaaggtggaaccatgaagcaacgatgagCGTCGATgaatcctcctgggtcaaacatacaccgaatagttgaGCATATCCCTACATCATCTTCCACAAAAATCATCAAATGTGGACCAATGTGGTTGCCAAAATCCAACGCCAAAACAGGACGTTAGTCCACGCGTTCAAGAATGCCCAAACATGACCCGTTATTGCTCGCAGGAATCCACCGTGCATCGTCGTCGAACGATGACGATTGATGATCAAAACTTGTAGCATTAGCAGCATGTAAATCCACATAGATATAGGCAATGTCATTCTGTACTTCATCACCAGATGTGTTCACTTCGATTTGCCCCTCCTTGATAGAAAGTTCGTTCGGCTGAGACTGGGGTTCAACTGCTTGTCTCACATCTCCCTTCCAATTCTGTTCCGAGAGTTCTACCACTATTGGAAGCATATCATAGTCTCTCTCACAGTCCGTTAGGTCATCATTTTCTTCTGCTTGTTTGGCCAGAGCTTCTTCAAGTGACTTAGATAGCTCCTCGACTTTATCCAGAGATGCTGTCAGGGTTGCGTTCAGGGCAAGAACAACAGGAGGCGGAGACGATGGTGCGCAATAGTTGTGCGAGCAGGAGGGATGCTGCGGCTGTAGGTGCAGCGGATATTCTGATCGCGGCAGTGGCGACTGGGACATAAAATTCGTGGGCTGGTAGTTATACTGCCACGAATGGTATCCGACGTAGGAATTTTGCAGCGGCGCGTATGAATCTGAGTATGTGTAACGCTCTTGAGGGACAGCGGCTGGAACCGGCCAATTAGGATGCTCGTGGTAGGAATACGCTTGACGCAGCGGGACATAGGGTGGCGGTGGATTCAGTGGTTCGGCGTAGAGACTTTGTAGTAGCGCGTACGAATCCGTGTAGGTGTAGGACGACTGCGGCTAGTCGGTTTGGTGGAGTAGGCTAACGGAGGTAGCGTCTAATGTTAGAGACGAGAACTAGAATTGCGGTTGTGCAGTGGGGTATAACGGGGGTCCGTCGGGTGGGTCAGGTTCTAGGCGCAACGGAGGGAGCGTGGCTGCTGCCCTGTGATCATGCTCAACCAATCGGGTCTCTAATCGGTCGAGCCAAGCACGAATATACTCCAACGTTGCTGCTGTTGAATTCAGTTGCAAGCCTTCGGATGCTTGCGATATCTCCGACCACGAACGAAGATTGACTTCGGCCATGAGTTCgaagatgaaagcaccaatttgataaGGGTATTTCCCTTATCAAGAAGCCGGAGAGGATAAACAAGAAGTCCCGGGAGGCGGAATCCTGTCGACAACTCAAACTTTAAATAAAGTGCACcaaataaaacagaaagaagcataaattcatatattcattcattcgttgattgaaaggaataacaattacacctatttataatgctaattaccctaacttaaggaacaagaaaatatcaTTAATAAAGATATGGGTCTTCCAAAGATATGCACGTATCACTGTCCATGTCGTGCTACAGTATTATATAGTAAATTGATAATGGTAGATCAACCAAGAAAGCGaatgtttttaaaattagaaagaataTTCAAGGACGTGACTAATTTCtagagtttttttttctgtaGTAATAGCCGAAGAGACTAATTAAGAGTACATAAAAATTAACCGAAATCaaatgataaattaataaatatatccTCCAGCCAACTAAAAAGTCCTTAGTCCAATCAATtggttttgacaaaaaatggTTAGTTAATAATAGCAATCAATCAATTCCATCCATTTTCTGCAGAGACATGTTACTATAGATTCTTTATTAGTGTAAAATCGAAACCAACGTAGGTGGTGGCAAAGAAAGAGGTGAAAAtttggaaagattttagggaagatgtTGCTTATTTTAGACTATGATTTTGATGCTTAAATAAtcactaataaataataataagtccttaaaaactaaaaaagaattGCGTCAAAAGGATTGAATTCATAATAAAGCGATTTGGATGGAAAAGCTAAAATAGAATAACAAGTAAAACGGGACAAAGCATAACGAACATGAAAAATAGCTACTCCTAACTTGATCCAAAATTCCACCGCattcttaaattaattttgtgCAATTAAGGAACTTAGATAAGAGGATACAAAAAAGAGTTACGGAGAAAATATCTCTATGAATTTAATCAATGGGACATATATCCATCAACTTTACAGTGGGATCTCAACCAGTTTTATCACAGCATACAAAAAAGAATTAGTACATATATCAATCTGCTAAAAGAATTATATACCCATATTTTACCTAATATACCTTCATTTTTCCTGTCACAAAAATCTAATCTTTCCAGCTTGCAATCTTGATTAATGGCTCACAACATTGTGCCCCCTGCCCTCACCCTCACACGGATGAATGCTCGGGCCTTACGCAGAGTGCGTTGATCACCACGTGCCCGAGCATGAGGTCCACGAAGTACTGGTGGCCGACCTGTCCATCGCGCCACCTGGCCTTCAACGGGGCGCGCCCATAGTGCACCCCGTCGTTGCACCTATTGTCAAAGTGCCACGGGTATGTCATGTCAAAATCGTCGATGACCCGATCGAGCAAGCCATAATGCCTCAGCTTGTCCACCACCACCCCATTGAACACCTCCATCTTGTGAGGGTTAAACGCCATCGACCTAGCATAGCCTCCTGTGGCTACGGTGGTCCGATATATGACCTCCGGGGGCTGCAGCCCCCTCTGCCTCACCCCCTCCATCACCTCCTTCCAAAACTTGGCAGCGTAGTTCGCGCCCTTGATGAAGTTCCGGATGGTGGACCAGTATATCCCGTCGTGCAAACCCGAGTTCATGATCACGGTGTCGGGGACGACACTTTGAGAGAAGTATCCCTTCAACGTCTCCCGGTAGTCCTCGTTGATCAACGAGTTCAAACCTTGGTAGTTCCCAGTGTGGTTCCAATGGCCGTTGAATATGCTCGTGAACCGCACCATTTGAGACGCGTTTCTCGGATTTGTGATGTTCATGTCGAACAGCCTTGGAACGGTGGGAACGTCGGTCACATCCAAGATAAAATGCAGGATGTTACGGATGGTGTCGCAGTGGTTCGAGTCCCCCCACCAGAAGATCCAGCGGCCGTTCAAGCACTTCCACGCCTCCCGGCTCCTGTAGAGCTTGAACGAGCATTGGGCCGAGTACACCCACCCGTTGCTCTCCAGCACGCCTAATGGACCACTACACCACGGCTGCTGGCAGGGGAAGCTCGGGCTTTGGCACCTATACCTACCATCATAGCTAATCGCACAGTTTTCGTTCTTAGCATGCCTTGTCCAACGACCGGACCAGACATCCCTCGTGTAGTCACTCCACCTGCATTGCCTGATCTTGGGCAAATGCAACGCAGACCTAACGAACGTGATTGGAACCAAGCGAACAACCTTGTCCAGCACAAACTTGGAAGGCGAAAACTTGAGACCCTCGTAGTGCCTATACAACAAAATGATGGTCAGATTGTAGTCACCAGCAAAATCAGGATGGACTTGGAGCGAAAACGAGTATGTCCCGTTGCCCATGTCCTTCACCGGAGGCCTAGACTTCCACTTCTCACCCGAAAGATCGGTCTCAAAGTAATCTCCACCCAAACAACGAGGCTCCCCTGCCTCATCAACAGCTTGGAACACAAACTCATGGATTTCACCAGCCACCAACTCCACATTCTCATTTCCATCCAATCCAGCAACCTTAACATCCACAGTTTTGGAATCCTTACACGCCTCACCGCCCGGTTCCAGCCAGTTTGCAATGAGATGAGACGAGTAATTCGCCTCCAGCTCAGCCGAAATCCAAGACAAAACCCTAGGGCTTGAAGAAGTGTTCATCCCTGTCCAACTCTTGCTAGAATCAGCTGAAACATTAGGGCTCGAATTCGAAAACGTAATCGAAATCGACACATTGAGAGTTCGATTTCCAACCAAATCAAGAGGCTGAGGGGTAATCTGATCAACACTTGGATGAGTTTCTGCCAAAATCTGGTTGGTGAGGTTCAAATCAATCTGGTCATGATATTCCAATTTGGGCTGAAACTTAATGGAACGATTCCTAAAGCTGAAATCTTTAAAGGGTATTGTAGCTTCTGCGGCAGTGTCGAGCTTCACCACAACAAAATCATTCTGGAATGGGCTCATGCTCAAACCATCAATCCCCCACACAATCAAGATTCCAAGAAACACACACATCATCAAAATCTTGAACCATGAATGAACTATGGGGTTTGCCCCCAGAAACCATGCAGATTTCTCCCTCATCTGAACAAAAACACATAATAACaccaagaattaaaaaaaagacaGAATCAATTAGAGACAAAAATTCCTAAAATATAATTGTTTTGACTAAAGAAGTAGCAGAAAAGCAACTTGCCCAGCAAAATATAAGTGCTCTGTTGTGTTTtcttgaaaaaataaaacaaagttaTCGTTCAAGACTCACcctttcttcttttattttgttttcttcaaTATTGGAAAAGCCAATATAGCTCAAGGTGTCTGGAATTGCCTTCCCTTTTATTTTCCTCAATGTAGCCGGAAATCCCTCCTCTGTCTCTGTTGCTGTCGTTCAAGAATAATTGTGCAGTGATTAAAGTAGTGGAGAGTGTGTTGCTGTAgttgaaaatttttaataatgggaggaagaggaagaggaagaggaagataGGCGGAAATGGAGCCGGAGTTGGATTATTATATGATGGCCATAATAAATTCTTGCAAATCGactcatttttaccattttgcCCTTCTCGTTTCCGTTGTCCACCGACGGACAGTTGGCGTTTAACTGTGGCGGAACGCTTGGTGTGGGTATTTTTGTCTTTTCCCGCTCTCGCCGTCTGCATGGTTCTACCGGCCTTCGTTTGCCACGTGGGCAGCAGCTTGCCCATCGATTTTTCAttgtttttcaaattaattccccaaaaatacaattttgtattttaaatgaCTGATTATTATACGTTAGCTCATTATTCATGAACATGAAAGCAAAACAAGAATGATTGAGAGAGACGTGCTAATCAACAGCAGTGAACTTAATTAGTCTCATTTTTAGAaaatcattatatttttataccATATGGTTTGTGTGATCCCACATTCCCACTTATATTCTCTTTCTCCTCTATTTTATTAATCATAATCTCCTTTGAGTCAATCTGTAGCATTTCGTTTGAACGTTGATTATAAGCTTTGTCCttagataaattaaaaacttttaTGAAAATAGTATAGTTCATTTGTGGAAAAAATCTATTGGAActcaaattaattaaacaaaataagaTAAAGCTCATTAATAGAAACCAATGTATAGTAAGTCAAAAGTAGTTGCCCTCTTTTTGGACTCGGGTGCGCGCTACACCTACCGCACAATTATTacaagtcaagtacataatggagtaacttaatataaatacattcttgttttgattatttaattaaaattttacctCTTCTTGATATGTGAGTTGGGCTCTATTGGAATCTAGACCTTATTATTTACCGGTATGGTCACATCACTTTTGTGTTGTCGGaatcatatttaattaaattggaaggTGATTGATTAGTGGATTTCTCCTCACTTTTCTAGGCGTTGTTAAAAATGTTTTATGTAAATCACCGATTATTATGACTTTATAGATTCAAATTCAATTGATTATTAAAGAACGTCTagtttaaaataaagaatatcaaaaatattaaattaaatttaagcatactattaatatttttgCAGTAATTCAGATATTGCAGCTTTATGGTTTAAGTACAACAtagatttataaaaaaaagttttaccaGAACCCAGAAAAGATTGGTTATATATTagtaattgaattgaattgaatgtCGGCATTGAATAAAACGACAGAGATCATGTGACGGAACGACACTGCATGTTGCAGGTGCGCTTCAATTATTTGGCTGTGAATTGTTGGCAGTATAATAGGGGCACATATTCCTCCTAGACGTGGCCAAAATCATACTACTTtataaaattgttaaaatcatagatctaaatagtttgttttcaattttcataaattttttaaaaggtTAAATTAATAAGAAAACTATGAAATTTGACCAATTTTGGTCAACTTAAATAATACTCCGTACTACTAGTTgattatatcataatttttgtTACATTTTCTCAAATACATAATAAACATCTAGAATTCGATCACCATAACGTTGAAcaataggagtattaaatatgtatgagataattaattatgatttaattagttatttttaaaaattactattatATAATTAGTCAGAAGTCaatgataattttttattttataaagtaAACTCAACTTTTGGTATATCCCACTAGTTGATCAAAGGCTTCAATTAATTAAGAGGACGAGTGCGTGAGTGTTAACCTTTAAAACATGTCTAAATTTTAGTATATTGAAAATGCCAagatttttatttgaaatttcccAAGAATGAAGCCTTTAGTCATGCAAATTGTATTGATGCACCCAATCAACAAACACCCAACACAAATCCTGCTCACGTTCATAGATAACTACCAGATATTCTGTTACATCACTCTCACGCATATGCGCCTACTCCCAAAACGTCACAACAAATAATTtgtatttataatatttcaagtaattCAAGATAATCCCATTCAATTACATAAAACCTCTAATACAAAGTAAAATATCCCTATCGCGGGATGGCTGATAACGATCTGTAACGCATCAATCACATGGAGGTCGAAAAACACGTCTAGTTGGAAGGTGACACGCTAGCTCCAAGGGTCATCCCATCCTTTAGGGCCATCTCTCTTGATGAACTCGATTATGGCTTGGACAGCTTCCTGGGCTCTGTTGGAGAGCGAGTGGTTTCCATACTCGATTTCAGCCTTCTCTGCTCCCCCCATTGCTGCACACAGCCTAAAGAGATACGTTGCACGAGTTAATCTAAGAGGTTATTTTGTTAGGCCTAGCTGAGAGAGTGTCGTATTCTTGCCTGTCAACCAGAGCTTTCTTGTCCACGTATTCAGGTACATATTCGTCTCCCATGGAAAACATGACCTACAAGAAAGTAAAATCTAAGCAGAGTAAACAGAGGGTTTCTAGACGAAGATATCACAGCATATCGGATAGACGACGAGCATGGATGAGAGACTCAAACCAACGTAAATGATTCTAACTACGAGGACCAGAATGAATTTCAGCTTTAGAACTTCGAGTGTAGCTTAAACCATGCATCAAGTTTGAACGAGACCCTACCAGAGTAGGCGTGTTGGACATGTGGCCAAGTTTCTGCTTCAACTGGTCTTCATTAAAGTCGGAGCTGAACATGTCATCATCTCCGTTGTATGCACAGAGAGAATGAAATCTACATATCACAAACAAATAGTAAGATCACTATTCTCTATCTGTGTGTTAAAACAACACACAGTAAAGCTACACACCTGTAAGCAGTAATGGGAGAATCTGGATTGGCTTCCCTTGGCATCAATTCTGATCCCCGGCCTTCATTTATCATCGTTGAAGCTAAATCAATCATGGAGGCAGTTTCCGGGAGAGTGGCTCTGTATTCACGGTCACTAGCTGGAGCCTGAACATTGGATAGACGAGATGAATAAGAACATATAAAATCTGGAGCAACTAAATTCAAAACTAAAGTGTCGATAAATTTCAAGCAGTGTCGTGCGATAGAAAAATTACTTGTAAAATGGCTGCACGAACTGCTCTTGAACATGCTGCATTAGTTCGCAAGTAATATACAATATCCtagaaaatataaaagtaaaCAAGCCTTAGCCATATTCCACACCTTCGACCATGGGGCTATCTTTGATTCGATAAAACTGCATCGAGGATCCGATGACTATTCACTAAAACAGAATCAGCTAATTACCTGGCATCCAGTACTGTGTCCTAGTAGCACCACACCTTCAGAATCTTCCTTATTTATTAGATAACTAATCAATTGATCAAGCTCCGCGGCGTCCTTCAGAGAAATGCAACCAGAAAAGTTTTTAGCACACGCAGATAAACACTCATAATTTGCAAGTGTTGAGCACGCAAGATATTTTCTCCAAACATAAGCAGCACATAAAAGAACAAAGTGACAGCAACAAACTAGGGAAAAAATGGGATTCAAGATTCACTACATTGGCACCATGGAACATGATTTCGAAAGAGAATAAAAATTTACTTGTTTCAAGCTCGAGATGCCATAACCACTGTATGAcgaagaaaatagaaattgaacCAGTGACCAGCGCTCTTTCTCCAATGCAATTGCCAAAGGCTCCAAATATCTATAAAATTGGCAATCATCTATATTATGATATATTATCAGAAATTGAACTTGTGACCAGCAGTTTTTCTCAAACACAATTGCCAAAGGGTCCAAATATCAAGAATATTGGCAACAATCCATAGCAGGATGAAATAAATAGATGTCCTTAGATTGTAAGCCATAAAATGGCTGTTAGTTCATACACAGATAACTTTAGGCATttgataaagagaaaataaataatttgacAGGAATTCATGCATGAATGAGATAACGAGAGGAAGAAAATAGAAAGAGCATGCAAACCCCAAATCGGTAGAACAGGGGTAagggaaaaataataataataataataataataataataataataataataataataataataataataataataataataataaattcagCATAGGTTAACATACTCAGTAGCTAAAAACCCATCGGTCAGCCCACCAATAAAAATGACTTGCTGCTTGTAATCACCTGTTTTGAAAGCAACCTGTAccaagagaaaaaaagaa is a window encoding:
- the LOC121772735 gene encoding uncharacterized protein LOC121772735; this encodes MREKSAWFLGANPIVHSWFKILMMCVFLGILIVWGIDGLSMSPFQNDFVVVKLDTAAEATIPFKDFSFRNRSIKFQPKLEYHDQIDLNLTNQILAETHPSVDQITPQPLDLVGNRTLNVSISITFSNSSPNVSADSSKSWTGMNTSSSPRVLSWISAELEANYSSHLIANWLEPGGEACKDSKTVDVKVAGLDGNENVELVAGEIHEFVFQAVDEAGEPRCLGGDYFETDLSGEKWKSRPPVKDMGNGTYSFSLQVHPDFAGDYNLTIILLYRHYEGLKFSPSKFVLDKVVRLVPITFVRSALHLPKIRQCRWSDYTRDVWSGRWTRHAKNENCAISYDGRYRCQSPSFPCQQPWCSGPLGVLESNGWVYSAQCSFKLYRSREAWKCLNGRWIFWWGDSNHCDTIRNILHFILDVTDVPTVPRLFDMNITNPRNASQMVRFTSIFNGHWNHTGNYQGLNSLINEDYRETLKGYFSQSVVPDTVIMNSGLHDGIYWSTIRNFIKGANYAAKFWKEVMEGVRQRGLQPPEVIYRTTVATGGYARSMAFNPHKMEVFNGVVVDKLRHYGLLDRVIDDFDMTYPWHFDNRCNDGVHYGRAPLKARWRDGQVGHQYFVDLMLGHVVINALCVRPEHSSV
- the LOC121772737 gene encoding UPF0613 protein PB24D3.06c-like; translated protein: MENSNSMNLTTPSSISAPPSSGTSWFSGIVRSRSSASAKVPNKTPAAAGDGAGGGDGPINKKRQFRGVMFKYGTKSIQVAFKTGDYKQQVIFIGGLTDGFLATEYLEPLAIALEKERWSLVQFLFSSSYSGYGISSLKQDAAELDQLISYLINKEDSEGVVLLGHSTGCQDIVYYLRTNAACSRAVRAAILQAPASDREYRATLPETASMIDLASTMINEGRGSELMPREANPDSPITAYRFHSLCAYNGDDDMFSSDFNEDQLKQKLGHMSNTPTLVMFSMGDEYVPEYVDKKALVDRLCAAMGGAEKAEIEYGNHSLSNRAQEAVQAIIEFIKRDGPKGWDDPWS